CCCAATTTTTGGggataaaaagaaattttatggGTGATCCAATTTCAGAAAGAAGTATTTAGATGGGCTCATAATTTGTGAAGATGAGACAATCGAGAAGGTGCACACCTTCGCAGCCTGCTCAGCAGATTTGCGTGCATGGTCAACATGTTCAACTCTTCTCAACTCCTTGTACAATTTCAAAGGGAAAGTGGCCACATCGCCTACAGCATATACATTAGGAACGCTTGTTTTGAAGAATGAGTCAGTCTGCAATCAACAAGTTGTGTCATAagcaaaaatctcaaaattacCATCTGACACATACCTGGTAATTATATGTCAAGACAGCAACACTAATCATATGTCACAATTACCTTAATGCCACCTTTCTCCTCTTCAACCTGACCTTTGAATAATGTTGTAAGAGGCCTTCCCCcaacaccaacaacaacaatgtcAGCTTCTAGCACCCTGCCATCCTTAAGCTTCACTTCCTTTACCTGAAAGATATGCAAAATATTTCCATAAAACTTTTCAGTCTCATAGATAATGTGAACATTTACCTCTCCATTTGAATCCTTACCTCTCCATTTGAATCAGCTGTAAACCCAACGGCAACTGTTCCCTTGATAATTTGGAttcctttgtttttataaaaaccCTCATAGAAAGCAGCTATATCAGCAGTGAAAAGCCGAGGCACTGCAAAAACACAGCCTGAATTAGGAAAGAAAGCATCTACCAATAAAATCCAAGAATGAATAGGCATCTACTTACAAGAACTAAATAgtcaaattaataatacaaaataatgCCTTAAATTAGTCTCCACTTACTGCACCATGGTTCAGGGTAAACCATGCTAACATCCAAATTGTTGATTTTCATAACCGCACTAAGCTCAAGACCAATATAGCCTCCTCCAACAATCACAaccttcccattcttctttgCTTTGATAGCTTCTACAAGCTTATCAGCATCATCAACTTCTCTCAAGTAGTAGATGTTTTTGGCATCAGCTCCTTGTACGCCAAAATCTGTCAACCTGATAACCTGCaaaatagcaaaattaaataataataataattacacaGTGCAAACAAGATGGGAAAGGCATGCAAGAATGGTTTTCTGGAAATCCTCAGTAATACTTACTGATGAACCAGTTGCAATAATCAAAATCTGATAATTGAAAGTTTCTCCAGCAGCACTAATCAGAGTTTTGGCAGCAAGATCTGCTTTAACTATTTCTGTGCTGAGGATCAATTCTATTCCTGCAACCGTCAATCAAATTTCAACGAGAACATGTTAACTAAGCCATTCTCTACTAGACATCTATAAATtatggacaaaacttagatacaatacTTAGATGTTATTCCTTAAGTTCCCTTCTTAAAATTCAGCCATGTGACTTTGCTCTCATGtaatggaagtgtatttttagttaagtacAGCCACATGGCTGAATGTTAAGAaaggaacctaaggaacaacacctaagtattgtatctaagttttgcccatAAATTATAAGctaccaaaacacaaaaatgatcAATGACTACTTCCTTAATATCCTTAGATTATTAGCATCCACTATAGAAACTTCTTGTAAATTGATACTAAATTAGAAGTGACATTTAATGCGTGAAGCATAACCTTTCTCTTTGTACCACTCTGGAAGCAATCTCTCTCCTCCACTTCCAACACATACATGGAACCCAGGGAGTCTGGCAGGAGCTGCGAAATACATGGAACAAGACTGAGTTAATAATCAATGTTATAGTGGGTTGTAAGTAAAAGGCCAGCGGTACAACACTCTAGCTTAGATCTAAATTCAGTCAAACAAACTAAGCATACAAATAATGCTACTCACACTCAGGGAATAGGTAGGCCTTGCTAAGTGCAGGACGTTCATAAGGTGCCACCTGAAAATAGGAAAGCATGAATCAGGGAACATGCAATAGAAGTTTATTACAGGAGGTAATAAAAGCATAATCCATGAACTGCTGTAAcagaagaaaattttcaatcactAAGTAGCATGCAGATGAAAGTTTTTGTTGTATTGgtgaattttaatataaaatatatccTGTATTGTTTAGTGGTTAAATTTGGGGGTCATGTAATTTACTTCCAAGTGGGATGAAATATCTTAAAATCATAGTTGATCACATGATTGAATACCACAATTTTCCAACATGTTCAATTTTTGCAACTATGTTATTTTCTCTATCGATTAATGTGCTTTGCTTCACACAACATCTCACATGATTTGAGTTCTACAACTAGGCTCCATGAGACCTTAGTGCATCTGATGCAAAGGCTGCTTAGGCCCACAGCTGATGTTGAATGAAACAGTGGAAAAATTTGTGAAATAAGATCAGCAACACAACTCATCTGCTTTATGAGTTGTCAAGCCAGGATCAAGACGAATAGAATGAGATATGAGAGTGCTAGAGCATATAATAATATGATAAAGAAACAAACAATTCTTTCTTCTTAGATCCCCTATATCCCTTTCTATGATTAAACTTCACCTTCCATAGACGTCTAACAAATCTAAGAAACATAACAAAGATAGagataatagaaagaaaataaatctaaaatcctaattcaaaattcaaatggaaATACTAAGTCGCCCAGGATTCAATAAGGAAACATTAGTgacagtcttttttttttttttataagtcaatTATAATACATAATTAACTCTGCCTATGTATGTGCCTACTGCTGAGTGTCATGTATTTTATTCATAGCCAATCCTGTCTGGAAAGAGAAAGCTTGCAGTAGGTTGACGGTTAGCATAAAATTTAATCACTATTATGAATGTAAAAAATGAGTACCtctaaaatatattaagtttatTAAGGATATGTATGATGGAGCTATAACTAGTGTGAGAACAAGTGTAGGAATCTCAAGTGAGTTTCCTATCACCATATGTTTGCATCAAGAATCAACGTTAAGCCCAAATCTCTTTGCTTTAGTGATGAATCAGCTCACTAAATTGATTCAAAAGGAAGTCCCATGATGAATGATTTTTGGAGATGATATAATCTTGGTGGCTAACACTAGACATGGAGTTAATGTAGAATCTAAAGGCTTTTGGAAGTAGGACTAAAGCAAAGtacatataaattaaatttagtaAAACTAAACACAAAGATGAAGGGGTTGTAAGACTAAGGTCAAGAGCTGCAAAGAGCAAGAGTTTTCAAAATCTTGGATCCATAATTAAAAGATATTGATAGATTGAAGAGGATGTGAATCATAAGATAAAACAAGAGTTTTCAAAATCTTGGATccataattcaaaaatattgaTAGATTGAAGAGGATGTGAATCATAAGATAAAAGTAATGTGGATGACGTGGAAAAGCATTTTTGGAGTATTGTCTGATCCTATATAATACCTATTAAGTTAAGGAGCACTTTTATGAGACTACTATAAGATCAGCTACACTCTATGgtattgaattttattaagaagaaaCCTATTCATAAATTGAGTGTAGCGGttctccaaaaacaaaaacaaaaacaaaaacaaaaaaattgagtgtAGCTAAAATGAGAATATTAAGATGGATAAgtacaaatacaaagaaagatAGGAATCAAAATGAGGAAATTTGCTTAAAGATTAGGGTGAACCCtgttgatgaaaagatgaggaagaaTTACTTGAAATGGTTTGGCATTATTTAGAGGAGGGGGATTAATACTCCAATGAGAAATAGtgagttgattcaagttgagggaataaaaaaaatatagattacaaccaccaaaaaaaaaaaaaaaaacattaattctgtagaaaaaaatGACATATCAATTAAAGAAGTGACAAAAACTATTCAGATagaataggaaataaaaaattacatatgaTCAACCTTGACTAGACTATTGAAGATTCACAAAATTTTTGGTATTAAgacttaatttttgttttagtgGTTGTAATTATAAACCataattcttgtttttgttctgcctagaaattgtataaaaatatcTCGTTTGTGAAAGTAAATAAAGGAAGCTATTATTATCTCAATTAAACCATGAGCAATACAATGTGGAAATAAAGATGTCAAGAACATCATGAATTCTAACATCGACTAGATGAACGTGACCAGATGAACTTCACCGTAAGCAAATGAAGTGTCCTGgcataaaattatgcattattGCATTTgtatccaaattttaaaattgtaccACACTAAGTACTCAAACACTTTGTGACACGGAACACAATAATTCTTGAAAAAGACATGACATATTAGGgataagaaaattaattaatatatctttagacatattttatttatttttagacataCTTTATGTTTATTACAAGttctgaaaataaataacaacaatcaaaatcttttaaaacaatctaaaatcaaaagtaattttttaaaataaaacaaactatattttttcttcCCAACACATGCATATTTGATAGTATCCTAATGTGTGACACGCCAATGATTTGGGGGTGTCAATGCTTCTCATAGATACCATATCtttcaatgtaaaatagattataaaaattatttattaaaaaaaaaaaaaaaaacaagttataCAACAATTTAAAACCTAGGAAGCATGGACCCGAGCACGAACACAGACACAAGTACGGGTATGACACGGCGACAAGAGCAATTTCTggaaaattataacatgacaTAGCAGATACAACCCAAATGAAGTTTAAGTGCTTCCTAGTTTAAAACCTTTGCAGTCAACATAACAAATCAGTGACCAGAATGCCAGACGCCCCAATCGCATAATATATGTAACTGAGTCTACAATGGCATAGAAAAACATACCGCCTCTTTGGAAATGATTGCCAGCTCTCCTGGCTTAACACCCTGTTTGGCAAATTCCCTAGCCGCATATCCCTATAACATCAACAACATTCAATTcagaataagaaaacaaaaattcatctACAGTACACAAACCTCTCTAAACACAGCCTATAGAATATATAACACCAACATTTTATATATGCTATATTGTTTCAATATCTAATGAATCAAAATCCGAACataatttgtcatttttgttttaaatcgGCCAGAAAAACCTAATTCACTTCGCTAATTTCCAAAACACAACAGAGATTCAATGAAACGCTTagttaattatatttaatcctCAAATATTcagaaaaatcaattaaatcctCAATTATTTGGATATATTTATGCCAAAAGCAACCACTATTGTTCATAGTGTTGACTGAAAAcgctaagaaaatgaaaattcgAAAAAGGCATATAGATCTGTGTTCTGTGTAAACAAAACTATAATTCAGATTAACAATTCAAAATCGAAAAACGAAAAATCATCAGCGATCCAAATAAATCAAAGAGATAGC
The DNA window shown above is from Quercus lobata isolate SW786 chromosome 7, ValleyOak3.0 Primary Assembly, whole genome shotgun sequence and carries:
- the LOC115953487 gene encoding monodehydroascorbate reductase, seedling isozyme, with the translated sequence MAVKSFKYVIVGGGVSAGYAAREFAKQGVKPGELAIISKEAVAPYERPALSKAYLFPESPARLPGFHVCVGSGGERLLPEWYKEKGIELILSTEIVKADLAAKTLISAAGETFNYQILIIATGSSVIRLTDFGVQGADAKNIYYLREVDDADKLVEAIKAKKNGKVVIVGGGYIGLELSAVMKINNLDVSMVYPEPWCMPRLFTADIAAFYEGFYKNKGIQIIKGTVAVGFTADSNGEVKEVKLKDGRVLEADIVVVGVGGRPLTTLFKGQVEEEKGGIKTDSFFKTSVPNVYAVGDVATFPLKLYKELRRVEHVDHARKSAEQAAKAIKASEEGKTIEEYDYLPFFYSRSFDLLWQFYGDNVGDTVIFGDNNPESPKPKFGSYWIKDGKVLGAFLEGGTPEENKAIAKVARVQPPVENLDVLSKEGLSFACKI